A section of the Lepus europaeus isolate LE1 chromosome 19, mLepTim1.pri, whole genome shotgun sequence genome encodes:
- the HAUS5 gene encoding HAUS augmin-like complex subunit 5 isoform X2, with amino-acid sequence MERENEAHDAAVEQAVQNVRDTQRRAVLLRAQAGAMRRQQRGLQDPMQRLQNQLSRLQDIERKAKVDVSFGPLTSASLGLEPVVLRDVRTVCTLRAHFLQNLLIPQAREGNTPTAHDDHFGTSYQQWLSSVETLLTNHPPGHVLAALEHLAAERESEIRSLCGGQGLGDVEVPRPQTLDQSDASQALPSMVQLIQEGWRTVGSLVSQRGTLLKERQVLRRCLQSLVEEVERHTLGSSERQALMLGLRSCGLWAELKALRAQSQELEEAAGRQQLLLRELQAKQQRILRWRRLVEETQEQIRLLIKGNSASKTRLCRSPGEVLALVQQKLVPTAEAVAPQTRELLRCLEEEGCRLPHLPLSTLLRPSPGGLEPLPTILPSIYQLHPASPQGSSLTALGRTLGLPRGKAAELLLPRAASLRQDLLFLQDQRSLRCWKTGLPPGPSTQELLQLQASQEKEQKETLGQALKRLEKLLKQGLERIPELQGAVGDWWEQPGQAALSEELCQGLSLPQWRLRWVQAQGALQQLCR; translated from the exons ATGGAGCGGGAGAATGAGGCTCACG ACGCAGCCGTGGAGCAGGCTGTGCAGAACGTGCGGGACACCCAGCGTCGCGCCGTCCTCCTCCGGGCCCAAGCAGGGGCCATGAGAAGACAGCAGCGTGGGCTCCAGGACCCCATGCAGCGGCTGCAGAATCAGCTCAGCCGCCTGCAGGACATAGAGAG GAAGGCCAAGGTGGATGTGAGCTTTGGACCCCTGACATCAGCATCCCTGGGCCTGGAGCCTGTGGTCCTG CGTGACGTCCGAACAGTCTGCACCCTCCGGGCCCACTTCTTGCAGAACCTCTTGATTCCACAGGCCAGGGAAGGCAACACCCC AACCGCTCACGATGACCACTTTGGAACTTCCTACCAGCAGTGGCTTAGCTCGGTGGAG aCACTGCTGACGAACCACCCCCCAGGCCACGTCCTGGCTGCCTTGGAGCACCTGGCCGCAGAGCGGGAGTCAGAGATTCGGTCCCTGTGCGGCGGGCAGGGGCTCGGAGATGTGGAGGTTCCCAG GCCTCAGACCCTGGACCAGTCAGACGCCAGCCAGGCCCTGCCGTCCATGGTGCAGCTCATCCAG GAGGGCTGGCGGACTGTGGGCTCACTGGTCTCCCAGCGGGGCACCCTGCTCAAGGAGCGTCAAGTCCTGAGAAGGTGCCTCCAGAGCCtggtggaggaggtggagagaCACACCCTGGGATCCAGCGAGAG GCAGGCACTGATGCTGGGGCTGCGGAGCTGTGGCCTGTGGGCAGAGCTCAAGGCCCTGcgtgcccagagccaggagctggaggaggcagCTGGGCGGCAGCAGCTTCTGCTGAGAGAGCTGCAGGCCAAACAGCAGCGGATCCTGCGCTGGCGCCGGCTGGTG GAGGAGACACAGGAGCAGATCCGCCTGCTCATCAAGGGGAACTCAGCCAGCAAGACCCGCCTGTGCCGGAGCCCTGGGGAG gtgcTGGCCCTGGTGCAGCAGAAGCTGGTCCCCACGGCTGAGGCCGTGGCACCGCAGACTCGGGAGCTGCTCCGCTGTCTGGAGGAGGAAGGCTGTCGCCTGCCCCACCTTCCACTGAGCACCCTGCTGCGGCCCAGCCCCGGAGG GTTGGAACCCCTGCCCACGATCCTGCCATCCATCTACCAGCTGCACCCCGCATCCCCGCAAGGCTCCAGCCTCACAGCGCTGGGCCGCACACTGGGCCTTCCCCGGGGGAAG GCAGCAGAGCTGCTCCTGCCGAGGGCTGCCTCTCTTCGCCAGGACCTTCTGTTCCTCCAGGACCAGCGGAGCCTCCGGTGCTGGAAGACCGGGCTGCCGCCGGGACCATCCACCCAGG agctgctgcagctccaggcatCGCAGGAGAAGGAGCAGAAGGAAACTCTGGGGCAGGCTCTGAAGAGGCTGGAGAAGCTGCTGAAACAGGGGCTGGAGCGAATCCCTGAGCTGCAGGGCGCCGTGGGGGACTG GTGGGAGCAGCCGGGCCAAGCTGCCCTCTCCGAGGAGCTCTGCCAAGGCCTGTCCCTGCCCCAGTGGCGGCTACGCTGGGTCCAGGCCCAGGGGGCCCTACAGCAGCTGTGCAGGTGA
- the HAUS5 gene encoding HAUS augmin-like complex subunit 5 isoform X1 gives MELAQAARELGCWAADEMGVPAAARAPESTLRRLCLGQGAEIWAYILRHVHSQRSVKKIRGNLLWYGHQDSPEVRRKSELEATVARLRAEIQELDQSLELMERENEAHDAAVEQAVQNVRDTQRRAVLLRAQAGAMRRQQRGLQDPMQRLQNQLSRLQDIERKAKVDVSFGPLTSASLGLEPVVLRDVRTVCTLRAHFLQNLLIPQAREGNTPTAHDDHFGTSYQQWLSSVETLLTNHPPGHVLAALEHLAAERESEIRSLCGGQGLGDVEVPRPQTLDQSDASQALPSMVQLIQEGWRTVGSLVSQRGTLLKERQVLRRCLQSLVEEVERHTLGSSERQALMLGLRSCGLWAELKALRAQSQELEEAAGRQQLLLRELQAKQQRILRWRRLVEETQEQIRLLIKGNSASKTRLCRSPGEVLALVQQKLVPTAEAVAPQTRELLRCLEEEGCRLPHLPLSTLLRPSPGGLEPLPTILPSIYQLHPASPQGSSLTALGRTLGLPRGKAAELLLPRAASLRQDLLFLQDQRSLRCWKTGLPPGPSTQELLQLQASQEKEQKETLGQALKRLEKLLKQGLERIPELQGAVGDWWEQPGQAALSEELCQGLSLPQWRLRWVQAQGALQQLCR, from the exons ATGGAGCTAGCGCAGGCCGCGCGGGAGCTGGGCTGCTGGGCGGCCGACGAGATGGGGGTGCCCGCGGCAGCCCGGGCCCCGGAGTCGACGCTGCGCAG GCTGTGTCTGGGCCAGGGGGCTGAGATCTGGGCCTACATCTTGCGACATGTGCACAGTCAGAG GAGTGTTAAGAAGATCCGAGGGAACCTGCTCTG GTACGGCCACCAGGACAGTCCAGAG GTCCGTCGGAAGTCAGAGCTGGAGGCCACGGTGGCCCGCCTGCGGGCAGAGATCCAAGAGTTGGACCAGAGCCTGGAGCTGATGGAGCGGGAGAATGAGGCTCACG ACGCAGCCGTGGAGCAGGCTGTGCAGAACGTGCGGGACACCCAGCGTCGCGCCGTCCTCCTCCGGGCCCAAGCAGGGGCCATGAGAAGACAGCAGCGTGGGCTCCAGGACCCCATGCAGCGGCTGCAGAATCAGCTCAGCCGCCTGCAGGACATAGAGAG GAAGGCCAAGGTGGATGTGAGCTTTGGACCCCTGACATCAGCATCCCTGGGCCTGGAGCCTGTGGTCCTG CGTGACGTCCGAACAGTCTGCACCCTCCGGGCCCACTTCTTGCAGAACCTCTTGATTCCACAGGCCAGGGAAGGCAACACCCC AACCGCTCACGATGACCACTTTGGAACTTCCTACCAGCAGTGGCTTAGCTCGGTGGAG aCACTGCTGACGAACCACCCCCCAGGCCACGTCCTGGCTGCCTTGGAGCACCTGGCCGCAGAGCGGGAGTCAGAGATTCGGTCCCTGTGCGGCGGGCAGGGGCTCGGAGATGTGGAGGTTCCCAG GCCTCAGACCCTGGACCAGTCAGACGCCAGCCAGGCCCTGCCGTCCATGGTGCAGCTCATCCAG GAGGGCTGGCGGACTGTGGGCTCACTGGTCTCCCAGCGGGGCACCCTGCTCAAGGAGCGTCAAGTCCTGAGAAGGTGCCTCCAGAGCCtggtggaggaggtggagagaCACACCCTGGGATCCAGCGAGAG GCAGGCACTGATGCTGGGGCTGCGGAGCTGTGGCCTGTGGGCAGAGCTCAAGGCCCTGcgtgcccagagccaggagctggaggaggcagCTGGGCGGCAGCAGCTTCTGCTGAGAGAGCTGCAGGCCAAACAGCAGCGGATCCTGCGCTGGCGCCGGCTGGTG GAGGAGACACAGGAGCAGATCCGCCTGCTCATCAAGGGGAACTCAGCCAGCAAGACCCGCCTGTGCCGGAGCCCTGGGGAG gtgcTGGCCCTGGTGCAGCAGAAGCTGGTCCCCACGGCTGAGGCCGTGGCACCGCAGACTCGGGAGCTGCTCCGCTGTCTGGAGGAGGAAGGCTGTCGCCTGCCCCACCTTCCACTGAGCACCCTGCTGCGGCCCAGCCCCGGAGG GTTGGAACCCCTGCCCACGATCCTGCCATCCATCTACCAGCTGCACCCCGCATCCCCGCAAGGCTCCAGCCTCACAGCGCTGGGCCGCACACTGGGCCTTCCCCGGGGGAAG GCAGCAGAGCTGCTCCTGCCGAGGGCTGCCTCTCTTCGCCAGGACCTTCTGTTCCTCCAGGACCAGCGGAGCCTCCGGTGCTGGAAGACCGGGCTGCCGCCGGGACCATCCACCCAGG agctgctgcagctccaggcatCGCAGGAGAAGGAGCAGAAGGAAACTCTGGGGCAGGCTCTGAAGAGGCTGGAGAAGCTGCTGAAACAGGGGCTGGAGCGAATCCCTGAGCTGCAGGGCGCCGTGGGGGACTG GTGGGAGCAGCCGGGCCAAGCTGCCCTCTCCGAGGAGCTCTGCCAAGGCCTGTCCCTGCCCCAGTGGCGGCTACGCTGGGTCCAGGCCCAGGGGGCCCTACAGCAGCTGTGCAGGTGA